The following proteins come from a genomic window of Diceros bicornis minor isolate mBicDic1 chromosome 4, mDicBic1.mat.cur, whole genome shotgun sequence:
- the RD3 gene encoding protein RD3, translated as MPLIPWLRWNEAPPRLSARNPAEMVLETLMMELAGQMREAERQQRERSNAVRKICTGVDYSWLASTPRPTYDLSPGERLQLEDVCAKIHPSYCGPAILRFRQLMAELEPEVQEVARLFRSVLQEVLERMKQEEEAHKLTRQWSLRPRGSLGTFKTRARISPFASDIRTISEDVERDTPPPPRAWSMPEFRAPKED; from the exons ATGCCCCTCATCCCGTGGCTCCGGTGGAACGAGGCCCCACCACGGCTGTCAGCTCGGAACCCGGCTGAGATGGTGCTGGAGACCCTCATGATGGAGCTGGCAGGGCAGATGCGAGAGGCTGAGAGGCAGCAGCGGGAGCGCAGCAATGCAGTCAGGAAGATCTGCACCGGAGTGGACTACAGCTGGCTGGCCAGCACGCCCCGGCCCACCTATGACCTCAGCCCTGGGGAGCGGCTGCAGCTAGAGGATGTCTGTGCCAAGATCCACCCGTCCTACTGTGGGCCCGCCATCCTCAG GTTCCGGCAGCTGATGGCGGAGCTGGAGCCCGAGGTGCAGGAGGTGGCCCGGCTCTTCCGCTCCGTGCTGCAggaagtgctggagaggatgaagcaggaggaggaggcccaCAAGCTGACGCGGCAGTGGAGCCTGCGGCCCCGCGGCAGCCTGGGCACCTTCAAGACCCGCGCGCGCATCTCCCCCTTCGCCAGCGACATCCGGACCATCTCGGAGGACGTGGAGCGGGacacgccgccgccgccccgggcCTGGAGCATGCCCGAGTTCCGGGCGCCCAAAGAGGACTGA